In Meiothermus ruber DSM 1279, the following proteins share a genomic window:
- a CDS encoding XdhC family protein, which translates to MSNEAPLLLAALEAAWAEGKETALATVVRVIGSAYRREGAKMLVREDGGSACMISGGCLEQEMIEIAMQILARGRPERTIFDYNEEKTWWPGCGGTVEVWVEPVEPQGMLHRWLQEARDSEPSVLATVLAGGEGRVWLRPNGALEGQITPPELHDQVVRIARQMQGGTSRPTTRYVQEAEVFFDVSSPIPELVLFGAGHDAKPMANQALVLGFKVTVVDARPELLQGFEGCQTIQAAHDEYAQKLSLTPRQHVIIMNHHLDIDRQALRFALESPARYVGMLGPRNRLEKILDALKNEGFVPNPEQLARLRNPIGLDIGAESPEEIAVAALAEIVALQRGFQGGFLNDKKAGIHEAAAARLLTGAP; encoded by the coding sequence GAAGCGCCCTTGCTGTTAGCCGCCCTCGAGGCCGCCTGGGCCGAGGGCAAAGAGACCGCGCTGGCCACGGTGGTGCGGGTGATTGGCTCAGCCTACCGCCGCGAAGGGGCCAAGATGCTGGTGCGCGAGGATGGCGGCTCGGCCTGCATGATCTCCGGGGGTTGCCTGGAGCAAGAGATGATCGAAATTGCCATGCAGATCCTGGCCCGGGGCCGCCCTGAGCGCACCATTTTCGACTACAACGAAGAAAAAACCTGGTGGCCCGGCTGTGGTGGCACGGTGGAGGTCTGGGTGGAGCCGGTCGAGCCCCAGGGCATGCTGCACCGCTGGTTGCAGGAGGCCAGGGACTCGGAGCCTTCGGTGCTGGCTACGGTGCTGGCGGGTGGGGAAGGGCGGGTCTGGCTCAGGCCCAACGGGGCCCTCGAGGGCCAGATTACACCCCCCGAACTGCATGACCAGGTGGTTCGAATCGCCCGCCAGATGCAGGGCGGCACCTCCCGTCCTACCACCCGCTACGTGCAGGAGGCTGAGGTGTTCTTCGACGTGAGCAGCCCCATCCCCGAGCTGGTTTTGTTTGGAGCCGGCCACGACGCAAAGCCCATGGCTAACCAGGCCCTGGTGCTGGGCTTCAAGGTGACGGTGGTGGATGCCCGGCCCGAGTTGTTGCAGGGTTTTGAGGGTTGCCAGACCATTCAGGCCGCACACGACGAATACGCCCAGAAACTCAGCCTGACCCCCCGCCAGCACGTGATCATCATGAACCACCACCTCGACATCGACCGCCAGGCCCTGCGTTTTGCGCTGGAGTCCCCGGCGCGGTATGTGGGTATGCTGGGCCCGCGCAACCGGCTGGAAAAAATCCTGGATGCCCTCAAAAACGAAGGCTTTGTGCCCAACCCGGAACAGCTAGCCCGCCTGCGCAACCCTATCGGGCTCGACATCGGGGCCGAAAGCCCGGAGGAGATCGCGGTGGCAGCCCTGGCCGAGATTGTGGCCCTGCAAAGGGGTTTCCAGGGCGGCTTCTTGAACGACAAGAAAGCTGGGATTCACGAAGCGGCCGCGGCGCGGCTGCTTACCGGAGCGCCTTGA
- a CDS encoding class II aldolase/adducin family protein has translation MRARLYLTFQQIGADLFAAGLASATSGNYSARERDGFWITRSGVQKAHLTPEDLIFLPLEPDPLRDQGASVERVIHRAIYRQTDATAVVHAHPRHAIALSFHLQVIEPIDLEGRYYFEHIPVVAPATLSGTQEAAEAVAQALQENPACVVRGHGAFVKSSLEVPEQALLQAYSLMTSLEEACEVLFLERLWRGFSGDGLGEASE, from the coding sequence ATGAGAGCCAGACTCTATCTAACCTTCCAGCAAATAGGTGCCGATTTATTCGCGGCGGGGCTGGCCTCGGCCACCTCGGGGAACTACTCAGCGCGTGAGCGCGATGGGTTCTGGATTACCCGATCGGGCGTCCAGAAAGCCCACCTGACCCCGGAAGACTTAATCTTCTTACCCTTGGAACCCGACCCCCTGCGGGACCAGGGGGCCTCGGTGGAGCGGGTGATTCACCGCGCCATCTATAGGCAAACCGATGCCACCGCGGTGGTGCATGCGCACCCCCGCCACGCCATAGCGCTTTCGTTCCACCTTCAGGTCATTGAGCCGATTGACCTCGAGGGCCGCTACTACTTCGAACACATCCCGGTGGTAGCCCCCGCAACCCTTTCGGGCACCCAGGAGGCCGCCGAGGCGGTAGCCCAGGCGCTGCAAGAAAACCCCGCCTGCGTAGTCCGGGGCCATGGGGCTTTTGTAAAGAGCAGCCTGGAAGTGCCAGAACAGGCCCTTCTGCAGGCCTACTCGCTGATGACGAGCCTCGAGGAAGCCTGCGAAGTGCTGTTCTTAGAGCGCTTGTGGCGGGGCTTTTCCGGGGATGGTTTAGGCGAGGCTTCGGAGTAG
- a CDS encoding alpha/beta fold hydrolase has translation MREEIDLIAVDDGVEVYLEDTGPLEAPAIVVLHGGPGSSSYILREGLEEYLEGFRVIYFDQRGGGRSPALPEEPGLFTIDALVSDLFHLRDHLGLNTWTLLAHGFGAVPALEYARRSPATTERLVLINPWTNFPWLARQLYRASLALRGVDEDVELPEDGTRLLQEAFATVEPKAAFDRLLFPSQHSRMEYEWLAEGSTVVGADTPGRMFVLNGLWRLDYTPYVLEVRSATSVLVGTLDASSYPEAQTVADLVGGRLELLEGAGHYPWIDQPYAFEEALQSALSG, from the coding sequence ATGCGCGAAGAAATTGATCTGATTGCTGTGGATGATGGGGTAGAGGTTTACCTCGAGGACACCGGCCCGCTCGAGGCCCCGGCGATTGTGGTGCTGCACGGCGGGCCGGGGAGTAGCAGCTATATCTTGCGGGAGGGTCTGGAGGAGTACCTCGAGGGTTTCCGGGTGATCTACTTCGACCAGCGGGGCGGCGGGCGCAGCCCGGCCCTGCCCGAGGAGCCGGGTCTTTTTACCATTGATGCCCTGGTAAGCGACCTTTTCCACCTGCGGGATCACCTGGGTCTGAACACCTGGACGCTGCTGGCACACGGCTTTGGGGCGGTGCCGGCCCTGGAATATGCCCGGCGTTCACCCGCTACCACCGAGCGGTTGGTGCTCATCAACCCCTGGACCAACTTCCCCTGGCTGGCCCGTCAGCTATACCGGGCCTCGCTGGCGCTGCGGGGTGTGGATGAAGACGTGGAACTGCCCGAGGACGGCACCCGTCTTTTGCAGGAGGCGTTTGCAACCGTCGAGCCCAAGGCTGCTTTCGACCGGCTGCTCTTTCCCAGCCAGCACAGCCGCATGGAGTACGAGTGGCTGGCCGAGGGCTCAACTGTTGTAGGTGCCGATACGCCGGGGCGGATGTTTGTGCTCAACGGCCTCTGGCGGCTGGACTATACCCCTTACGTGCTCGAGGTTCGCTCGGCCACTTCGGTGCTGGTTGGTACCCTGGATGCCAGCAGCTACCCCGAAGCCCAGACTGTCGCCGACCTGGTGGGGGGCCGGCTCGAGCTTCTGGAAGGGGCCGGCCACTACCCCTGGATTGACCAACCCTACGCCTTTGAGGAGGCCCTGCAGAGCGCCCTTTCAGGGTGA